One Molothrus ater isolate BHLD 08-10-18 breed brown headed cowbird chromosome 4, BPBGC_Mater_1.1, whole genome shotgun sequence genomic window carries:
- the DLC1 gene encoding rho GTPase-activating protein 7 isoform X3, protein MILTQIEAKEACDWLRAAGFPQYAQLYEDLLFPIDIALVKREHDFLDRDAIEALCRRLNTLNKCAVMKLEISPHRKRSEDSDEDEPCAISGKWTFQRDSKRWSRLEEFDVFPPKPDLDIPSPEAPHLTNAASRESVLTDLSERQEVASILSISSTSSHQPTLQSEASTTRTNSVVSVCSSSNFVANDDSFSSLPSPRELNSFSFNTKANEKNAKSKTKSLLKRMESLKIKSSHHGKSKAPSKLGLIISGPILQEGMDEDKLKQLNCVEISTLNGNHINFPMVRKRSVSNSTQTSSSSSQSETSSAVSTPSPVTRTRSLSAYNKRVGMYLEGFDPFNQSTFSDVMEQNFKNRGSFAEDTVFFIPEDHKPGTFPKALSNGNFSPTENNTSVNWRTGSFHGHGHLTLQRENSGDSSKELGMGKRRNSSSSMSSRLSIYDNVPGSILYSSTSDLADLENEDIFPELDDILYHVKGMQRIVNQWSEKFSDEGDSDSALDSISPCPSSPKQIHLDVDNDRRTPSDLDSTGNSLNETEEPTGIQDRRDSGVGASLTRSSRHKLRWHSFQSSHRPSLSSASLQINCQSVAQMNLLQKYSLLKLTALLEKYTPSNKHGFSWAVPKFMKRIKVPDYKDRNVFGVPLQVNVQRTGQPLPQSIQQAMRYLRNHCLDQVGLFRKSGVKSRIQALRQMNESSADSVNYEGQSAYDVADMLKQFFRDLPEPLMTNKLSETFLQIYQYVPKDQRLQAIKAAIMLLPDENREVLQILLYFLSDVTAAVKENQMTPTNLAVCLAPSLFHLNTLKRENSSPRVMQRKPSLGKPDQKDLNENLAATQGLAHMIAECKKLFQIPEEMSRGRNSYTEQDLRPLSLEELRGSSSNTEPSDYHCYLQDCVDDLLKEMKEKFKGWVSCSTSEQAELAYKKVCEGPPLRLWKTTIEISATPEDVLNRLLKEQHLWDEDLIESKVIEPLDSQTDIYQYVQNSMAPQPARDFVVLRTWRTNFPKGACVLLATSVDHDRAPVAGVRVNVLLSRYLIEPCGSGKSKLTYMCRIDLRGHMPDWYTKSFGHLCASEVVKIRDSFSQQSPESKEVKSR, encoded by the exons ATGATCCTCACAC AAATCGAGGCCAAGGAAGCTTGTGACTGGCTGCGGGCTGCTGGGTTCCCACAGTATGCGCAGCTTTATGAAG ATCTCCTTTTTCCAATTGACATTGCTCTAGTCAAGCGAGAGCATGACTTTCTGGACAGAGATGCTATTGAGGCGTTATGCAG GCGCTTAAATACTTTAAACAAATGTGCAGTGATGAAGCTAGAAATTAGTCCCCACAGGAAAAGG AGTGAAGATTCAGATGAAGATGAACCTTGTGCAATAAGTGGCAAATGGACTTTTCAGAGGGACAGCAAGAGGTGGTCGAGGCTTGAAGAGTTTGATGTCTTCCCTCCAAAACCAGACTTGGATATCCCGTCCCCAGAAGCCCCTCACCTGACGAACGCGGCAAGCCGGGAGAGTGTGCTCACAGACCTCAGCGAACGCCAGGAGGTGGCTTCTATTCTGAgcatcagcagcaccagcagccaccAGCCAACCCTGCAGAGCGAGGCGTCTACCACCAGGACAAACTCAGTAGTGAGCGTCTGTTCATCCAGCAATTTTGTAGCCAACGATGACTCATTCAGCAGCCTGCCCTCGCCCAGGGAACTGAATAGCTTCAGCTTCAACACAAAAGCCAACGAGAAGAATGCCAAGTCCAAAACAAAGAGCCTGCTGAAGAGAATGGAGAGTCTTAAAATCAAGAGTTCTCACCATGGCAAGAGCAAAGCTCCTTCAAAGCTTGGCCTGATTATTAGTGGGCCAATCCTGCAGGAGGGCATGGATGAAGATAAACTGAAACAACTTAACTGCGTGGAGATTTCCACCCTCAATGGCAATCACATCAACTTCCCTATGGTACGAAAGAGGAGCGTCTCCAATTCCACCcagaccagcagcagcagtagtcAGTCTGAGACAAGCAGTGCTGTCAGCACACCCAGTCCTGTCACACGAACACGCAGCCTCAGTGCCTACAATAAAAGGGTGGGCATGTACCTGGAAGGCTTTGACCCCTTCAATCAGTCAACGTTCAGCGATGTGATGGAGCAGAACTTCAAGAACCGGGGCAGTTTTGCAGAAGACACCGTGTTTTTTATCCCTGAGGATCATAAGCCTGGCACTTTTCCCAAAGCCCTCTCCAATGGCAACTTCTCCCCTACAGAAAACAACACCTCTGTGAACTGGAGGACAGGGAGTTTCCATGGACACGGCCACCTCACCCTCCAGAGGGAGAACAGTGGTGACAGCTCTAAAGAGCTGGGCATGGGAAAAAGGCGCAACTCCTCCAGCTCAATGAGCAGCCGCCTGAGTATTTATGACAATGTGCCAGGTTCAATCCTGTATTCCAGTACAAGCGACCTGGCCGACCTCGAAAATGAAGATATATTCCCAGAACTAGACGACATCCTATACCATGTCAAAGGGATGCAGAGAATAGTGAACCAGTGGTCAGAGAAGTTCTCAGATGAAGGGGATTCTGACTCTGCACTCGACTCCATCTCCCCATGTCCTTCCTCTCCAAAGCAGATTCACCTTGATGTAGATAATGATCGAAGAACACCAAGCGACCTCGACAGTACAGGGAATTCACTGAATGAAACGGAAGAGCCCACAGGGATCCAGGACAGGAGAGACTCTGGGGTTGGTGCATCGCTGACACGTTCCAGCAG GCACAAGCTAAGGTGGCACAGCTTCCAGAGTTCCCACAGGCCCAGCCTCAGCTCGGCATCGCTGCAGATCAACTGCCAGTCCGTAGCACAGATGAACCTGCTGCAGAAGTACTCTCTCCTGAAGCTGACTGCTCTCCTGGAGAAGTACACACCTTCCAACAAGCATGGTTTCAGCTG GGCAGTACCAAAGTTTATGAAGAGAATAAAGGTGCCAGATTATAAGGACCGAAATGTGTTTGGAGTACCCCTGCAAGTGAACGTGCAGCGCACGGGGCAGCCTCTTCCCCAGAGCATTCAGCAAGCCATGCGGTACCTCCGCAACCACTGCCTGGATCAG GTTGGACTGTTTAGGAAATCTGGAGTGAAGTCAAGAATTCAGGCTTTGCGTCAGATGAATGAGAGTTCTGCAGACAGTGTCAACTACGAAGGCCAGTCTGCCTATGATGTAGCAGACATGTTAAAGCAATTCTTCCGTGACCTCCCTGAGCCTCTCATGACCAACAAACTCTCCGAGACCTTCTTACAGATATACCAGT ATGTGCCAAAGGATCAGCGTCTCCAGGCTATCAAGGCTGCCATTATGCTTTTACCTGATGAGAACAGGGAGGTCCTCCAGATTCTTCTCTATTTCCTGAGTGATGTCACAGCTGCAGTGAAGGAAAACCAGATGACACCAACAAACCTGGCTGTCTGCTTAGCACCTTCCCTCTTCCACTTGAACACTCTCAAAAGAGAGAATTCTTCCCCAAG GGTGATGCAAAGGAAACCAAGCCTGGGCAAACCTGACCAAAAGGACCTAAATGAAAATCTGGCTGCAACCCAAGGGCTAGCTCATATGATTGCTGAATGCAAGAAACTCTTTCAG ATACCGGAGGAAATGAGCAGGGGTCGGAACTCGTACACGGAGCAGGACCTGCGTCccctcagcctggaggagctccggggcagcagcagcaacactgaGCCCTCTGACTACCACTGCTACCTCCAGGACTGCGTGGATGACTTGCTCAAGGAGATGAAGGAGAAGTTTAAAGGCTGGGTCAGCTGCTCCACATCAGAGCAAGCAGAGCTGGCATACAAGAAG GTGTGTGAAGGTCCCCCACTCCGATTATGGAAAACTACCATTGAAATCTCAGCTACACCAGAGGATGTTTTAAATCGTTTACTTAAAGAGCAGCATCTTTGGGATGAAGATCTTATAGAGTCCAAAGTAATTGAGCCTTTGGATAGCCAGACTGATATATACCAGTATGTCCAGAACAGCATGGCACCTCAGCCAGCCAGGGACTTTGTAGTCTTAAG gACATGGAGGACAAACTTCCCCAAAGGAGCCTGTGTGCTTCTAGCAACCTCAGTGGACCATGACCGGGCTCCTGTGGCAGGTGTTAGAGTCAATGTGCTCCTGTCGAGGTATCTGATTGAGCCCTGCGGGTCAGGAAAATCCAAACTTACCTACATGTGCAGAATTGATTTAAG GGGCCACATGCCAGACTGGTACACCAAGTCTTTCGGACACTTGTGTGCATCAGAAGTTGTTAAGATACGAGACTCTTTCAGTCAGCAGAGTCCTGAGAGCAAGGAAGTAAAATCCAGGTGA
- the DLC1 gene encoding rho GTPase-activating protein 7 isoform X2 — MHHPVKAPLRRSFSDHIRDSTARALDVIWKNTRDRRLAEIEAKEACDWLRAAGFPQYAQLYEDLLFPIDIALVKREHDFLDRDAIEALCRRLNTLNKCAVMKLEISPHRKRSEDSDEDEPCAISGKWTFQRDSKRWSRLEEFDVFPPKPDLDIPSPEAPHLTNAASRESVLTDLSERQEVASILSISSTSSHQPTLQSEASTTRTNSVVSVCSSSNFVANDDSFSSLPSPRELNSFSFNTKANEKNAKSKTKSLLKRMESLKIKSSHHGKSKAPSKLGLIISGPILQEGMDEDKLKQLNCVEISTLNGNHINFPMVRKRSVSNSTQTSSSSSQSETSSAVSTPSPVTRTRSLSAYNKRVGMYLEGFDPFNQSTFSDVMEQNFKNRGSFAEDTVFFIPEDHKPGTFPKALSNGNFSPTENNTSVNWRTGSFHGHGHLTLQRENSGDSSKELGMGKRRNSSSSMSSRLSIYDNVPGSILYSSTSDLADLENEDIFPELDDILYHVKGMQRIVNQWSEKFSDEGDSDSALDSISPCPSSPKQIHLDVDNDRRTPSDLDSTGNSLNETEEPTGIQDRRDSGVGASLTRSSRHKLRWHSFQSSHRPSLSSASLQINCQSVAQMNLLQKYSLLKLTALLEKYTPSNKHGFSWAVPKFMKRIKVPDYKDRNVFGVPLQVNVQRTGQPLPQSIQQAMRYLRNHCLDQVGLFRKSGVKSRIQALRQMNESSADSVNYEGQSAYDVADMLKQFFRDLPEPLMTNKLSETFLQIYQYVPKDQRLQAIKAAIMLLPDENREVLQILLYFLSDVTAAVKENQMTPTNLAVCLAPSLFHLNTLKRENSSPRVMQRKPSLGKPDQKDLNENLAATQGLAHMIAECKKLFQIPEEMSRGRNSYTEQDLRPLSLEELRGSSSNTEPSDYHCYLQDCVDDLLKEMKEKFKGWVSCSTSEQAELAYKKVCEGPPLRLWKTTIEISATPEDVLNRLLKEQHLWDEDLIESKVIEPLDSQTDIYQYVQNSMAPQPARDFVVLRTWRTNFPKGACVLLATSVDHDRAPVAGVRVNVLLSRYLIEPCGSGKSKLTYMCRIDLRGHMPDWYTKSFGHLCASEVVKIRDSFSQQSPESKEVKSR, encoded by the exons AAATCGAGGCCAAGGAAGCTTGTGACTGGCTGCGGGCTGCTGGGTTCCCACAGTATGCGCAGCTTTATGAAG ATCTCCTTTTTCCAATTGACATTGCTCTAGTCAAGCGAGAGCATGACTTTCTGGACAGAGATGCTATTGAGGCGTTATGCAG GCGCTTAAATACTTTAAACAAATGTGCAGTGATGAAGCTAGAAATTAGTCCCCACAGGAAAAGG AGTGAAGATTCAGATGAAGATGAACCTTGTGCAATAAGTGGCAAATGGACTTTTCAGAGGGACAGCAAGAGGTGGTCGAGGCTTGAAGAGTTTGATGTCTTCCCTCCAAAACCAGACTTGGATATCCCGTCCCCAGAAGCCCCTCACCTGACGAACGCGGCAAGCCGGGAGAGTGTGCTCACAGACCTCAGCGAACGCCAGGAGGTGGCTTCTATTCTGAgcatcagcagcaccagcagccaccAGCCAACCCTGCAGAGCGAGGCGTCTACCACCAGGACAAACTCAGTAGTGAGCGTCTGTTCATCCAGCAATTTTGTAGCCAACGATGACTCATTCAGCAGCCTGCCCTCGCCCAGGGAACTGAATAGCTTCAGCTTCAACACAAAAGCCAACGAGAAGAATGCCAAGTCCAAAACAAAGAGCCTGCTGAAGAGAATGGAGAGTCTTAAAATCAAGAGTTCTCACCATGGCAAGAGCAAAGCTCCTTCAAAGCTTGGCCTGATTATTAGTGGGCCAATCCTGCAGGAGGGCATGGATGAAGATAAACTGAAACAACTTAACTGCGTGGAGATTTCCACCCTCAATGGCAATCACATCAACTTCCCTATGGTACGAAAGAGGAGCGTCTCCAATTCCACCcagaccagcagcagcagtagtcAGTCTGAGACAAGCAGTGCTGTCAGCACACCCAGTCCTGTCACACGAACACGCAGCCTCAGTGCCTACAATAAAAGGGTGGGCATGTACCTGGAAGGCTTTGACCCCTTCAATCAGTCAACGTTCAGCGATGTGATGGAGCAGAACTTCAAGAACCGGGGCAGTTTTGCAGAAGACACCGTGTTTTTTATCCCTGAGGATCATAAGCCTGGCACTTTTCCCAAAGCCCTCTCCAATGGCAACTTCTCCCCTACAGAAAACAACACCTCTGTGAACTGGAGGACAGGGAGTTTCCATGGACACGGCCACCTCACCCTCCAGAGGGAGAACAGTGGTGACAGCTCTAAAGAGCTGGGCATGGGAAAAAGGCGCAACTCCTCCAGCTCAATGAGCAGCCGCCTGAGTATTTATGACAATGTGCCAGGTTCAATCCTGTATTCCAGTACAAGCGACCTGGCCGACCTCGAAAATGAAGATATATTCCCAGAACTAGACGACATCCTATACCATGTCAAAGGGATGCAGAGAATAGTGAACCAGTGGTCAGAGAAGTTCTCAGATGAAGGGGATTCTGACTCTGCACTCGACTCCATCTCCCCATGTCCTTCCTCTCCAAAGCAGATTCACCTTGATGTAGATAATGATCGAAGAACACCAAGCGACCTCGACAGTACAGGGAATTCACTGAATGAAACGGAAGAGCCCACAGGGATCCAGGACAGGAGAGACTCTGGGGTTGGTGCATCGCTGACACGTTCCAGCAG GCACAAGCTAAGGTGGCACAGCTTCCAGAGTTCCCACAGGCCCAGCCTCAGCTCGGCATCGCTGCAGATCAACTGCCAGTCCGTAGCACAGATGAACCTGCTGCAGAAGTACTCTCTCCTGAAGCTGACTGCTCTCCTGGAGAAGTACACACCTTCCAACAAGCATGGTTTCAGCTG GGCAGTACCAAAGTTTATGAAGAGAATAAAGGTGCCAGATTATAAGGACCGAAATGTGTTTGGAGTACCCCTGCAAGTGAACGTGCAGCGCACGGGGCAGCCTCTTCCCCAGAGCATTCAGCAAGCCATGCGGTACCTCCGCAACCACTGCCTGGATCAG GTTGGACTGTTTAGGAAATCTGGAGTGAAGTCAAGAATTCAGGCTTTGCGTCAGATGAATGAGAGTTCTGCAGACAGTGTCAACTACGAAGGCCAGTCTGCCTATGATGTAGCAGACATGTTAAAGCAATTCTTCCGTGACCTCCCTGAGCCTCTCATGACCAACAAACTCTCCGAGACCTTCTTACAGATATACCAGT ATGTGCCAAAGGATCAGCGTCTCCAGGCTATCAAGGCTGCCATTATGCTTTTACCTGATGAGAACAGGGAGGTCCTCCAGATTCTTCTCTATTTCCTGAGTGATGTCACAGCTGCAGTGAAGGAAAACCAGATGACACCAACAAACCTGGCTGTCTGCTTAGCACCTTCCCTCTTCCACTTGAACACTCTCAAAAGAGAGAATTCTTCCCCAAG GGTGATGCAAAGGAAACCAAGCCTGGGCAAACCTGACCAAAAGGACCTAAATGAAAATCTGGCTGCAACCCAAGGGCTAGCTCATATGATTGCTGAATGCAAGAAACTCTTTCAG ATACCGGAGGAAATGAGCAGGGGTCGGAACTCGTACACGGAGCAGGACCTGCGTCccctcagcctggaggagctccggggcagcagcagcaacactgaGCCCTCTGACTACCACTGCTACCTCCAGGACTGCGTGGATGACTTGCTCAAGGAGATGAAGGAGAAGTTTAAAGGCTGGGTCAGCTGCTCCACATCAGAGCAAGCAGAGCTGGCATACAAGAAG GTGTGTGAAGGTCCCCCACTCCGATTATGGAAAACTACCATTGAAATCTCAGCTACACCAGAGGATGTTTTAAATCGTTTACTTAAAGAGCAGCATCTTTGGGATGAAGATCTTATAGAGTCCAAAGTAATTGAGCCTTTGGATAGCCAGACTGATATATACCAGTATGTCCAGAACAGCATGGCACCTCAGCCAGCCAGGGACTTTGTAGTCTTAAG gACATGGAGGACAAACTTCCCCAAAGGAGCCTGTGTGCTTCTAGCAACCTCAGTGGACCATGACCGGGCTCCTGTGGCAGGTGTTAGAGTCAATGTGCTCCTGTCGAGGTATCTGATTGAGCCCTGCGGGTCAGGAAAATCCAAACTTACCTACATGTGCAGAATTGATTTAAG GGGCCACATGCCAGACTGGTACACCAAGTCTTTCGGACACTTGTGTGCATCAGAAGTTGTTAAGATACGAGACTCTTTCAGTCAGCAGAGTCCTGAGAGCAAGGAAGTAAAATCCAGGTGA